Below is a window of Arcobacter arenosus DNA.
CATTGATTGAATATTTTCTAAAATTGAAGTTATAGTTTCCATTGGATTATCTCTATTCATTTTAGAGATTACTTTTTGTTTTATCCCTTCAAAGTTGATATATGTCCCAGATTTTTCATAGAATGATGCAACTGGGATAGCTATATCAGATTTTGAAATTGTATTAGTTTCATGAGAGAATAAAGAAACAACAGTTTTACCCTCTAAAAGTTCTAATTTATCATCAAAATATGTATTACCAAAAACTACTACAAGTGAAGCTTCATCAAGATATTTTTTAAATTCATTTTCATCTTCACTAATCTCTAATTCTTTGTAAGATGCTCTATTTGCACATTTGTCACTTTTTCTTAAATAATCATCACCAAATGTCTCATCAATATATTGTGGAGCAAATCCAGAAACATTAGCATTTACTGCTTTAGCAAAGTTTTTAACATTTGTCATCTCTTCATAAGACATATTTGGGTCTAATAAGAATAAAGTACTTTTTTCATCGATTAATAGTTTATATGTATTTGTTAAAGTATTACTAAATATAACTTCTTCACCACCAATTTTAGGTGTGTAGAATCTATTTTCAGCTTCTTTCTTATATGAAAGTCTTCCTTCATCACACATAAACCACCCGTTAACTTCTCTGTTAACTCTTGGTTTAAATCTAAAGATTTGATCATCTTTATATTTTTCTTTTCTATGATCTACTCTAATATTACAAGCTCTTGAACAACCATTACAAATTGCGTCAAAAGATTCTAAAAACCAAACTCTTTGTTTAAATCTAAAATCTTGTGAAGTTAAAGCTCCAACTGGACATAAATCTACAACGTTCATAGCATAAGGGTTATTTAAAGGTCGACCTGGGAAAGTTCCAATAACAGAATGGTCTGCTCTACTAATAACACCTAATTCATTGGTCCCTGTAATATCAGAACAGAACCTAACACATCTAGTACAAAGCACGCATCTTTCTTGGTCTAACATAACGTTACTACCAAGTTCAACTCTTTTTTTAGCTGTAACTTTTTGATTTACATCAACTCTAGCTTCATAAAAACCAGACTCCATGTAATAATCTTGAAGTTTACACTCTCCAGCTTGGTCACAAGTTGGACAGTCAATTGGATGGTTAATTAGTTCAAGTTCTAAAATATCACGCCTAACTTTTTCAATATTTTCACCTTGAGTTCTAACTACCATTCCTTCCTTTACAGGAGTATCACAGGCAATTTGAGGCCTTTTTTGACCTTCGATTTCAACCATACACATTCTACAGTTTCCATCTTTTCCTAATGCTTGGTGATAACAAAAGTGAGGAATATGAATATCTCTATCTAAAAGTGAGTCTATTAATAGACTCCCTTTAGCTGCTTCAATATCTTCCCCATTCACCGAAAATTTTACAAGTTCACTCATAATTGTGTAATCTCCTTTATTCTGACCGCTTTTATTTTATTTA
It encodes the following:
- a CDS encoding 2Fe-2S iron-sulfur cluster-binding protein, which translates into the protein MSELVKFSVNGEDIEAAKGSLLIDSLLDRDIHIPHFCYHQALGKDGNCRMCMVEIEGQKRPQIACDTPVKEGMVVRTQGENIEKVRRDILELELINHPIDCPTCDQAGECKLQDYYMESGFYEARVDVNQKVTAKKRVELGSNVMLDQERCVLCTRCVRFCSDITGTNELGVISRADHSVIGTFPGRPLNNPYAMNVVDLCPVGALTSQDFRFKQRVWFLESFDAICNGCSRACNIRVDHRKEKYKDDQIFRFKPRVNREVNGWFMCDEGRLSYKKEAENRFYTPKIGGEEVIFSNTLTNTYKLLIDEKSTLFLLDPNMSYEEMTNVKNFAKAVNANVSGFAPQYIDETFGDDYLRKSDKCANRASYKELEISEDENEFKKYLDEASLVVVFGNTYFDDKLELLEGKTVVSLFSHETNTISKSDIAIPVASFYEKSGTYINFEGIKQKVISKMNRDNPMETITSILENIQSMIGKGTI